One stretch of Akkermansia massiliensis DNA includes these proteins:
- a CDS encoding DUF362 domain-containing protein, whose translation MTDRRTFLKGTAAVGALAAISDMDSLFAQEAGASAASGIPDLVAVRNGTRAEMVRKAVDTLGGMKAFVKPGQTVVIKPNIGWNKAPEFGSNTHPETVATLVELCKQAGAKEVRVFDHCCHNGAYEGSGVKEAVEKAGGVMVDGGNEGQYVQTENPKAKKFTSAKVHKAVLEADVYITCPPLKHHSGSEMTACMKNVMGTVWDRGAMHKNDLHQCIADAVYFRKPDLCVLDAYMPMVRNGPVGKDTNDLVERKTLLASRDIVAIDAAGAALLNKAGKIRHVQLGEEMGLGTADLSKLNIRRISMA comes from the coding sequence ATGACTGACAGACGCACTTTTCTAAAAGGGACTGCCGCCGTAGGGGCGCTGGCAGCCATATCGGACATGGATTCCCTGTTCGCCCAGGAGGCCGGAGCTTCGGCAGCTTCCGGCATTCCGGACTTGGTGGCCGTCCGCAACGGAACCCGTGCGGAAATGGTCAGGAAGGCCGTGGATACGCTGGGAGGCATGAAGGCATTCGTCAAGCCGGGCCAGACCGTCGTGATCAAGCCCAACATCGGCTGGAACAAGGCTCCGGAATTCGGCTCCAACACCCATCCTGAAACCGTCGCCACGCTGGTGGAGCTGTGCAAGCAGGCGGGGGCGAAGGAAGTCAGGGTATTCGACCACTGCTGCCACAACGGCGCCTATGAAGGCAGCGGCGTGAAAGAGGCCGTGGAAAAAGCCGGGGGCGTGATGGTGGACGGCGGCAATGAAGGGCAGTACGTGCAGACGGAAAACCCGAAGGCCAAAAAATTCACCTCCGCCAAGGTGCACAAGGCCGTGCTGGAAGCGGACGTTTATATCACCTGCCCCCCGCTCAAGCACCACAGCGGTTCCGAGATGACCGCCTGCATGAAGAACGTGATGGGCACCGTCTGGGACCGTGGAGCCATGCATAAGAACGACCTGCACCAGTGCATCGCGGACGCCGTGTATTTCCGCAAGCCGGACCTGTGCGTGCTGGACGCCTACATGCCCATGGTGCGCAACGGCCCCGTGGGGAAGGACACGAATGACCTGGTGGAGCGCAAAACCCTTCTGGCTTCCCGTGACATCGTAGCCATTGACGCCGCAGGCGCGGCCCTGCTGAACAAGGCCGGAAAGATCCGCCACGTGCAGCTTGGGGAAGAAATGGGGCTGGGCACCGCCGACCTTTCCAAGCTCAATATCCGCCGCATCAGCATGGCCTGA
- a CDS encoding exodeoxyribonuclease III, whose protein sequence is MKLVSWNVNGLRAILGKGMGDAVEALEPDVLCLQEIKARPEQVNDLWISSWPHQLWNPAEKAGYSGVLILSRVQPLSTSTGIGWPEHDREGRVCTMEFEQFYLVNCYTPNSQNELVRLPYREQWDAAFRKYVAALAETKPVVFCGDLNVAHEEIDIARPRENRFSAGFSDQERAGFTLLLEAGFTDTFRALHPEEPGWYSWWSYRAGARARNVGWRIDYFCVSNPLAPRVKGAAIHPDVTGSDHCPVSLEIDC, encoded by the coding sequence ATGAAACTCGTCTCATGGAATGTGAACGGATTGCGGGCGATCCTCGGCAAGGGAATGGGGGACGCCGTGGAGGCGCTGGAGCCGGACGTCCTCTGCCTTCAGGAGATCAAGGCGCGTCCAGAACAGGTGAATGACCTGTGGATTTCCTCCTGGCCGCACCAGCTCTGGAATCCGGCGGAGAAGGCCGGTTATTCCGGCGTGCTGATCCTCAGCCGTGTGCAGCCCCTTTCCACGTCCACCGGAATCGGCTGGCCGGAGCATGACCGGGAGGGGCGCGTGTGCACGATGGAGTTTGAACAGTTTTACCTGGTCAACTGCTATACCCCCAATTCCCAGAACGAGCTGGTGCGCCTCCCGTACCGAGAACAGTGGGATGCTGCGTTCCGCAAGTATGTGGCGGCCTTGGCGGAAACCAAGCCGGTCGTCTTCTGCGGGGATTTGAATGTAGCCCATGAGGAGATCGACATCGCCCGCCCCAGGGAGAACCGTTTTTCCGCCGGGTTCAGCGACCAGGAGCGCGCCGGGTTCACGCTGCTGCTTGAGGCCGGGTTCACGGATACCTTCCGCGCCCTGCATCCGGAGGAACCGGGCTGGTACAGCTGGTGGTCCTACCGCGCAGGCGCCCGCGCCCGGAACGTCGGATGGCGCATTGACTACTTCTGCGTTTCCAATCCGCTGGCTCCCAGGGTGAAGGGCGCCGCCATCCATCCGGACGTGACGGGGTCCGACCATTGCCCCGTCAGCCTGGAAATTGACTGCTGA
- a CDS encoding non-canonical purine NTP pyrophosphatase, whose product MMMEQELPLLVVATRNAHKTGEIRAMLAGEWEVKDLSDYPQAPPVDETGVTFTENATLKALSASRCIPGVLLADDSGLEVDVLGGRPGVWSSSFGGEEGNHARNNLRMMEELRRAGVKPGDKPSARFRCVMVLARNGSVLAEFSGSVEGHMLTEPAGEGGFGYDPLFVPEGHELSFAQLPMEVKNSMSHRARALAQVVEWMKECRD is encoded by the coding sequence ATGATGATGGAACAAGAATTGCCTCTGCTGGTGGTTGCCACGCGCAACGCCCACAAGACCGGGGAAATCCGCGCCATGCTGGCCGGAGAATGGGAAGTGAAGGACCTTTCCGACTACCCCCAGGCTCCGCCCGTGGATGAAACGGGAGTCACGTTTACGGAGAACGCCACGCTCAAGGCGCTTTCCGCCTCCAGGTGCATTCCCGGCGTCCTGCTGGCGGATGATTCCGGGCTGGAGGTGGATGTGCTGGGCGGCCGTCCCGGCGTCTGGTCCTCCTCCTTCGGCGGGGAGGAAGGGAACCACGCGCGGAACAACCTCCGCATGATGGAGGAACTGCGGCGCGCCGGAGTCAAGCCGGGGGACAAGCCCTCCGCACGGTTCCGCTGCGTGATGGTGCTTGCCAGGAATGGCAGCGTGCTGGCGGAGTTTTCCGGTTCCGTGGAAGGCCACATGCTGACGGAACCGGCCGGGGAAGGGGGGTTCGGCTATGATCCGCTGTTTGTCCCGGAAGGCCATGAACTGAGTTTTGCCCAGCTTCCCATGGAGGTGAAGAATTCCATGTCGCACCGCGCCCGGGCTCTGGCGCAGGTGGTGGAATGGATGAAGGAATGCCGGGACTGA
- a CDS encoding class I SAM-dependent methyltransferase yields MKCSLLSRPMTCTHDWISRVVLPGDTVVDATAGNGHDTVFLARLAGPSGQVHAFDVQEEAIRATRERLEKEGLLTSAVHLHLASHDRLAELVTGPVKAVVFNLGYLPGGDKKTITRTGCTLAALEQAAALIAPNGLLSVMCYPGHEGGDAEAEAVEDFLSRLPHHSWRTGKYQLLNTGTPAPFQICAFRLD; encoded by the coding sequence ATGAAATGTTCCCTGCTCAGCCGTCCCATGACCTGCACGCATGACTGGATCAGCCGCGTCGTCCTGCCCGGGGATACGGTCGTGGACGCTACGGCAGGCAACGGACACGACACGGTTTTCCTGGCCCGTCTGGCCGGCCCTTCCGGCCAGGTGCACGCCTTTGACGTGCAGGAGGAAGCCATTCGCGCCACCAGGGAGCGTCTGGAGAAAGAAGGGCTGCTCACCTCCGCCGTCCACCTCCATCTGGCCAGCCATGACCGCCTGGCGGAACTGGTCACCGGTCCCGTGAAGGCCGTCGTCTTCAACCTGGGCTACCTGCCGGGCGGGGATAAAAAAACGATCACCAGAACGGGCTGCACCCTGGCGGCGCTGGAACAGGCCGCCGCCCTCATCGCCCCGAACGGCCTTCTCAGCGTCATGTGCTATCCCGGCCACGAAGGCGGGGATGCGGAAGCGGAAGCCGTGGAGGATTTCCTTTCCCGCCTGCCGCACCATTCCTGGCGCACCGGCAAATACCAGCTCCTGAATACCGGAACTCCGGCCCCCTTCCAGATCTGCGCGTTCAGGCTGGACTGA
- a CDS encoding 4Fe-4S binding protein, whose amino-acid sequence MSVIKAFFVSPLKWLRVTVAVIFFLGIAYAFLHHIPAWNVPNMTGGGEGMEDSFFLAQWQFIPSVLGTLDGVAVSAVILAVLLLLTLLFGRVYCSFLCPLGILQDIVFRIRRWIAPKRFLKFARPVPWVRYVVLVLLAACCVTGLAGLSLNWLDPYSIFGRIMYVLAWPAAIWSNNLLAADSSSADLVRMNYFPVALPALLASAGMLGLVVAMSAWKGRLYCNTVCPVGTLLGLLSRVSLFRLGFDPASCKKCGKCVKSCKAQCLNLKEYKIDASRCVACYDCVRSCSEGGIRYRWFAKTRRLIPARKKKTAPAPAPASSAAVPFIAGSSRRQFLGATAAGLATAALSGCRGDAAQRLDPTQCVLPPGAGSLERFLDVCTGCQMCIANCPTHVLQPAYLQLGLKGFMKPRMDFSTKYCLYDCHRCAEVCPTGAIRRLPITAERDTAEITKDTTRIAVARFYVCRCLVAREDMDCGACTEHCPTKALYTVPYIGRDGQEHRLPRLDPSLCIGCGACEHACPVTTERPEERARLNTCNLCEEKCEFKKRREMPPRALVVRAVNPQQKAVKKFEEKAVDPVGDADFPF is encoded by the coding sequence ATGTCAGTCATCAAAGCCTTTTTCGTCAGTCCGCTGAAGTGGCTCCGCGTGACGGTGGCCGTCATCTTCTTCCTCGGGATTGCGTACGCTTTCCTGCACCATATCCCCGCGTGGAACGTGCCGAACATGACGGGCGGCGGAGAGGGCATGGAAGACTCCTTTTTCCTGGCTCAGTGGCAATTCATTCCATCCGTGCTCGGGACTCTGGACGGGGTGGCCGTTTCCGCCGTGATTCTGGCGGTTCTGCTGCTGCTTACGCTGCTGTTCGGGAGGGTGTACTGCTCCTTCCTCTGTCCGCTGGGGATTCTCCAGGACATCGTTTTCAGAATCCGCCGCTGGATTGCGCCGAAGCGCTTCTTGAAGTTTGCGCGCCCCGTGCCGTGGGTGCGGTATGTGGTTCTGGTTTTGCTGGCCGCCTGCTGCGTGACGGGACTGGCCGGACTTTCCCTGAACTGGCTGGACCCGTACAGCATTTTCGGGCGCATCATGTATGTGCTGGCGTGGCCTGCCGCCATCTGGAGCAATAACCTGCTGGCGGCTGACAGTTCTTCCGCGGACCTGGTCCGGATGAATTATTTTCCCGTGGCTCTCCCGGCTCTGCTGGCTTCTGCCGGCATGCTCGGCCTGGTGGTCGCCATGAGCGCCTGGAAAGGGCGGTTGTACTGCAATACGGTATGCCCCGTCGGTACTCTGCTGGGGCTGCTTTCCCGCGTTTCCCTCTTCCGGCTGGGCTTTGATCCCGCCTCCTGCAAGAAATGCGGCAAATGCGTCAAATCATGCAAGGCCCAGTGCCTGAACCTCAAGGAATACAAAATAGACGCCTCCCGCTGCGTAGCATGCTATGACTGCGTGCGTTCGTGCAGCGAGGGGGGGATACGCTACCGCTGGTTTGCCAAAACCCGCCGCCTGATTCCCGCCAGGAAGAAAAAAACCGCTCCGGCGCCCGCTCCCGCTTCTTCTGCCGCGGTTCCCTTCATTGCCGGGAGCTCCCGCCGCCAGTTCCTGGGGGCTACGGCGGCCGGCCTGGCTACGGCGGCTCTTTCCGGATGCCGGGGCGACGCCGCCCAGAGGCTGGACCCCACCCAGTGCGTTCTTCCTCCCGGAGCCGGTTCCCTGGAACGTTTTCTGGATGTTTGCACCGGCTGCCAGATGTGCATTGCCAACTGCCCTACCCATGTGCTCCAGCCCGCCTATTTGCAGCTTGGGCTGAAAGGGTTCATGAAGCCCCGGATGGATTTTTCCACCAAGTATTGTCTGTACGACTGCCACCGCTGCGCGGAAGTCTGCCCCACAGGAGCCATTCGCAGGCTGCCCATTACTGCGGAGAGGGATACCGCGGAAATTACGAAGGATACCACGCGCATCGCCGTAGCCCGGTTTTACGTCTGCCGCTGCCTGGTTGCCCGGGAGGACATGGACTGCGGCGCCTGTACGGAGCATTGCCCCACCAAGGCCCTTTATACGGTGCCCTACATCGGGCGGGACGGCCAGGAACACCGCCTGCCCAGGCTGGACCCCTCCCTGTGCATCGGCTGCGGCGCGTGCGAACATGCCTGCCCCGTCACCACGGAACGGCCTGAGGAACGCGCGCGCCTGAATACCTGCAACCTGTGCGAGGAAAAGTGCGAGTTCAAAAAGCGCCGGGAAATGCCGCCCCGCGCGCTCGTCGTCCGCGCCGTGAATCCCCAGCAGAAAGCCGTGAAGAAGTTTGAGGAAAAGGCCGTGGACCCGGTGGGCGATGCGGACTTCCCGTTCTGA